The following DNA comes from Parachlamydia acanthamoebae.
TTCTGGGTTTTTTGTTAAAATCCAAATTTGTTTACCAAGTTCTTAATGCGATCAAGTTGCTACCTATTATTGCCATTCCTTTTGCAATTTATGATATCCTTGTGAATTTCATCCAAAGTATCAAAAGACCGATTAGTGAAAAAATAGATGCTCTTCTTCAAATCGTTGCCGATGTCGGTATTATTGGGGAGTGCATAGCTACATTTGCGCATGGCTTAGAAAGAGTTGGGGCGGTTTCGTTGCACGCTATTCGATGGACAACACCCCTATTTGCGGTGAGTTTGGCCCTTTCGGTGGCAACAGCCATTGCTTATGCAAAAGGCCTTGTGGAGAGTGCTTGGACTCTACGCCAGCTTTCCAAAAAAGTTCAGTCGACCTCAGACAAAAAGCAAATCGAAGATTTTCGACCGCTCTTTGAGTATTTGGAAAATAAAAATAATCGGTTTTTAAGAAAACAGTTTAGGATAGATCCTGCGCAACTCAGGGACAAGTTAGCGACGGCCTGGAAAAATGCGCAAGAAGTACTCAAAAAATCGGAATCTACAGAACTTGAAAAACAAAAATCCGTACAGAAGCTATCAAAAATAGTGAAATCGATGAAACAGCAAACGATTTCACAGATTGCAATTCGTTCGTTGTTAATCAGCTCTTGTCTTTTTGGTATTGTAGGCGGGTTTGTTTTGCTTTTTACTCCTGCAGCTCCTGTGGCCTATGGATTGATGGTGGGAGGTGTTACTCTCTCTCTAGTAAGCGTTGGGATTGGAATTTATTGCAATAAACGCTTTAGAAAAAATTTAAAAATTCAGCAAAAAAGTGCAGTGAAAGAATTTGTAGAGAGACGTGTGACATGTATAAAAGGCACATGGAAAATTTGTACAACAAAGCTTTTCAACAAACGGCATCCTGCAGCTGCAGCAGCGGCCGCTTAACCTTCTGTTTTCTTTAAAATAGCAAATAACTTCAAGTAATCATCAAGGCTCAAATCTTCTGCTCTTACGAGAGGATTTATTCCAATTCCCTCTAATGCTTGCATGACCTTTTCTGGTTCATAGATAGATTTTAAAGCACTTTTAATCATTTTTCTTCTTTGCTCAAACGCTTTTCTTGTTAGAGTAAAAAAACCTTGCTGATCAACTTGTGGTGGGGATTTCAGGTGAAGTGTCATCACTGCAGAATCGACTTTTGGAGCTGGATAAAAACACTGTTTGCCCACCTTGAAATTGTAGACAGGATTTGAAAAAAAGTTGAGAAATAACGTAAAAGCACTAAATTCGCGCGATCCAGGCATTGCAGTAAAGCGGCGGGCGACCTCTTCTTGTACCATGACAGTGATTGTTGAAAAATATGCATGTAAGGGGGCAAGTTCTGCTAAAATAGACGATGTTAAATGATACGGAAGATTTGCGATCACTTTAGCTTTTTTGCCAGCCTT
Coding sequences within:
- the rsmA gene encoding 16S rRNA (adenine(1518)-N(6)/adenine(1519)-N(6))-dimethyltransferase RsmA: MPLYKPNELFAFLNSLGIRPKKGLSQNFLIDGNIIRKIAATAAASSDDVILEIGPGPGSLTECLLETGAQVIAVEKDNQLAEALIRLQTPAQTLQVHCEDILKFPIESVFKQELKAGKKAKVIANLPYHLTSSILAELAPLHAYFSTITVMVQEEVARRFTAMPGSREFSAFTLFLNFFSNPVYNFKVGKQCFYPAPKVDSAVMTLHLKSPPQVDQQGFFTLTRKAFEQRRKMIKSALKSIYEPEKVMQALEGIGINPLVRAEDLSLDDYLKLFAILKKTEG